A single Aspergillus puulaauensis MK2 DNA, chromosome 7, nearly complete sequence DNA region contains:
- a CDS encoding SDR family NAD(P)-dependent oxidoreductase (COG:Q;~EggNog:ENOG410PKZF;~InterPro:IPR036291,IPR002347;~PFAM:PF08659,PF00106,PF13561;~go_process: GO:0055114 - oxidation-reduction process [Evidence IEA]) — protein sequence MAPFPSATRTWHSTSYPSISPAKPSLSAKGKTVLITGGGTGIGAETARSFAVAGASRIALLGRRIQPLQDTKAAIEREYGQTTKVFVVSTDVTKKTEVDAAFEKFASTDTDTTKIDILVSNAATTGPFEGVEDADATEFLNGINTNLSGALYVAQAFARFAVPDAVIIDVNSNVAHVSYGPRFASYSIAKLAVFRLWDMVGVANPRWSVFHIQPGVVDTDMNRAVGGVKAVGYEDHVSLPGSFNVWLASSEARFLKGKYLYVNWDVDELKERSKELERGTELSLGLVGWPFDTEGWQSKWDV from the exons ATGGCGCCCTTCCCATCTGCAACCCGCACCTGGCACTCAACCTCCTatccctccatctccccggCCAAACCCTCTCTCTCCGCAAAAGGAAAGACAGTCCTGATCACCGGCGGAGGCACAGGAATTGGCGCCGAAACAGCTCGCTCCTTCGCCGTAGCAGGAGCATCCAGAATCGCCCTTCTCGGCCGACGGATCCAACCACTCCAAGACACCAAAGCCGCCATCGAGCGGGAGTATGGCCAGACCACAAAGGTTTTTGTAGTTTCCACCGATGTTACAAAGAAGACCGAAGTCGATGCAGCGTTTGAGAAGTTCGCCTCtaccgacaccgacaccaccaaaatcgacatcctcgtcaGCAATGCCGCAACAACCGGCCCATTCGAGGGCGTGGAAGACGCAGACGCCACCGAATTCCTCAACGGGATAAACACCAACCTCAGCGGCGCACTCTACGTCGCGCAAGCATTCGCGCGATTCGCGGTCCCGGACGCAGTCATCATCGACGTCAACAGCAACGTCGCGCATGTGAGCTACGGGCCGCGCTTCGCGTCCTACAGTATCGCCAAGCTGGCGGTTTTCCGGCTGTGGGATATGGTTGGGGTTGCGAATCCCCGGTGGAGTGTTTTCCATATCCAGCCCGGGGTTGTGGATACGGATATGAATCGTGCTGTGGGTGGGGTTAAGGCGGTGGGGTATGAGGATCATG TTTCTCTCCCCGGCAGTTTCAATGTGTGGCTTGCGAGTTCTGAGGCGCGGTTCCTAAAGGGGAAGTATCTGTATGTGAACTGGGATGTGGATGAGTTGAAAGAGAGATCGAAAGAACTTGAACGGGGGACCGAACTTAGTCTTGGGCTTGTGGGATGGCCGTTTGATACTGAGGGTTGGCAGTCCAAGTGGGATGTTTAA
- a CDS encoding uncharacterized protein (COG:S;~EggNog:ENOG410Q25D;~SECRETED:SignalP(1-18)) produces the protein MRVSTIFTALTAAATALAQIPSSKRFDLSTPSHDLWRHKKTAASTVQQSITFDNVNRRLFIVNRRDGTSTTSGDLTISEVDFSGKLLGSMDLIACGHGVNIAAEPVGKDTYIWSETDAAKSGYGTALWRFKFEDGKTLDSSKDDRERIKPLDDKFERGTATIDPVYERFAVRYQHEGKMNIAVWPLDEAKEGNFSSPLVDWEIPDVKEDLGAMTGVNQGYAVYGRYLYILTGESYEASGGELNSEVLSMDLNTGKLVQGPVVTKAGSTLEFREPEGLAIYKTEDGEARFFLGFSSGKAGDRRSNLFYKNVLV, from the coding sequence ATGCGTGTAAGCACCATCTTCACAGCCCTAACAGCGGCCGCCACCGCGCTGGCCCAgatcccctcctccaagcGTTTCGATCTATCAACGCCCTCCCACGACCTCTGGCGACACAAGAaaaccgccgcctccaccgtGCAGCAATCCATCACCTTCGACAACGTCAACCGCCggctcttcatcgtcaaccGCCGCGACGGCACAAGCACCACCTCGGGCGACCTCACCATCAGCGAGGTCGATTTCTCAGGGAAGCTGCTCGGATCCATGGACCTGATTGCATGCGGGCACGGGGTGAATATCGCCGCCGAGCCCGTCGGCAAGGACACATATATCTGGTCTGAGACGGACGCTGCGAAGAGCGGCTACGGGACGGCGCTGTGGCGGTTTAAGTTCGAGGACGGCAAGACGCTGGATAGTTCCAAGGACGACAGGGAGCGGATTAAGCCGCTGGACGACAAGTTCGAGCGCGGCACGGCGACGATTGATCCCGTCTATGAGCGGTTTGCTGTGCGGTATCAGCACGAGGGGAAGATGAATATTGCTGTTTGGCCGCTTgacgaggcgaaggagggcaATTTCTCGAGCCCGCTGGTTGATTGGGAGATTCCGGATGTTAAGGAGGATCTGGGTGCGATGACGGGCGTGAACCAGGGGTATGCTGTGTATGGACGGTATCTTTATATTCTCACCGGGGAGTCGTATGAGGCGAGTGGGGGGGAGCTCAACTCGGAGGTCTTGTCGATGGATTTGAATACTGGGAAGCTGGTCCAGGGCCCTGTTGTCACCAAGGCTGGGTCGACGCTGGAGTTTCGTGAGCCTGAGGGTCTGGCGATATACAAGACTGAGGACGGTGAGGCGCgtttcttcttgggcttttcGTCTGGGAAGGCTGGTGATCGCCGCAGTAATTTGTTCTATAAGAACGTGTTGGTATAG